TTCTGCCCGATTTTCATGGCAATCGGTCGCCACTTGCCGACTCAGAAGCACTCGGCGTGATTTCAGGTCTCAGCCTTGATCAAAGCGAGGAGAGCTTCCTTGACCTTTACTGGGCAACCGCCTGCGCGATTGCCTATGGCACGCGCCATATCATTGATGCCCTGAACGCAACGGGCTATGAGATCAAACATATCCATCTAAGCGGCGGACACACTGCAAGCCCGGTTCTGGTCAAACTTTATGCCGATGTTACCGGATGCAATGTCGTGATGTCCGATTGCGCCGAACCGGTCCTGCTGGGTTCCGCCATGCTTGGTGCTGCGGCCCTTGATCCCGAAGGCGGTCTTGCCCTTGCATCGCGCCGGATGGCTGGCAAGGAAACCATCCACGCCCCGGACCAAACCGCAAAGGACGCCCACGATAGGCGCTATGCCATTTTCCACAAGCTTCATACCCACCGGCAGGAACTTGATGCCATGGTAGCAGGCTGATTCATCAAAAAGCCCCGCAACATTCACTGCGGGGCTTTTCATTTTGCTTACAAGCCTCATCAGGCCTGAACGGTTTTCTGACGCTGGCTTCCTAGCCCTTCGATGCCAAGCTCCATGACATCACCGGGTTTCAGGAAACGTTGCGGTGTCATGCCCATGCCAACCCCGGGCGGGGTGCCGGTCGTGATGATGTCGCCCGGCTGCAGGGTCATGAATTTCGACAGATAACTGATCAGATGGGTAACGCCATAAACCATGGTTGCCGTGCTGCCATCCTGAACACGTTCACCGTTCAGTTCCAGCCACAGACGCAGGTTTTGCGGATCGGCAACCTCGTCACGTGTCACAAGCCACGGACCAATCGGACCAAAGGTATCGTGGCTTTTGCCCTTTACCCATTGGCCTGCATGTTCAAGCTGAAACGCGCGTTCAGACATATCATTGACCACACAATATCCCGCTACATGACCAAGCGCCTCCGCCTCGGTCACGTATTTGGCTTGCTTGCCGATCACGATGCCCAGCTCAACCTCCCAGTCAGATTTTTCCGACCCACGCGGGATTTCGACATCATCATTCGGGCCGCAAACTGCCGACGTTGCCTTGAAAAAGATGATCGGCTCGGGCGGCACCTGCATGCCCGCCTCGGCGGCATGATCGGAATAGTTCAAACCGATGCAAATGAACTTGCCAGGTTTGGCAACACAGGCACCAATTCGCGGATTGCCGGAAACTGCCGGAAGTTTTTTGGGATCAAGGGCTGCGATTTTGGTAAAGGTCGCATCGGAAATGGTCTCGGGATTGTAATCCTCGATCACCGACGAAAGATCGCGGATTACACCATCCGGATCTAGAAGCCCGGGCTTTTCCGCACCGGCAGCCCCAAAACGCAGAAGTTTCATTTAATATTCCTCCCATGATCGGTTTATTTGTATTCCTCATACAAATAAACCCTTCCTTGGTCCAGTAAGGATCATTGATCTTGTAAATTAAAAGGGCCGCAGATTTGCGGCCCTCAGACCGCTGACAAACCCCGTCATATTTTGGCGGGGTTTTTCTTTTAGAGGTGTTTGAAAGCTGGCTTGAGTGTGCCGAGGGGATTATCCCTCAGCGATTGGCCCCTTGGGGCCCAAAGCCAGGGCTATTTTCTTGATGTTTTGGGCGGCGGCGGCCAGCAGACATTGGCATTTGACATTGATCAGTCCCCGGAACCTTGCATATCGATGACCGTGAAGCTGTTTGGCATCTGCAAAAGAGCGTTCGACCGTCTCTTTTCGGCGCTTGTAAACCCGCTTACCCCACTCTGTCAGACGATAGGCGTCAGCCCGGTCTCTGGCGTCTTGCCAGACATGGCGCGTGACAGTTTTTCGGTGGTGGGCATTGGCGGTACAGGAAGCCAGCACAGGACAGGTGCGGCATTTTTCCGGGTCGCTGTGATAATGGCGGTATCCATTTCGGTCGGTTGTCGCATAAGACAGAAGCTGACCTTCGGGGCAGCGATAAGCATCACGCTCAGGGTCATAAACGTATTTGCGTTTGGGGATGTAGCCTTCCCGAAGGTTCGGGCGGCGATAGCCCGTCACGCCAAGGATGTCACGATCTTCAAGGCCTTTGGCAATCGCGGCGGTCGCATAGCCCGCATCCAGTCCGACGGCGATAACATCAAGGTCAAAACGCTGCCTTTGTCGGTCAAGACGGTCGAGATAGGGAATGCTGTCATGCAGATTGGCCGGGGTGGCGTAACTGTCGGTAATGATCCCAAGCTTGCCATCGACCGTGCGGTGATCGAGATAGAAAAAGCCCTTGGGCTTGCCGTCGCGCACCATATATCCGCTGTCGGGATCGGTTCGGCTGATCTTGGTTTCTTTCTCAACCGGCTGGCGTTCCTTGGCTTTGAGCGGCTTTTTCGCATGAGCCGCCCGGTCTTCCTCAATCGCCAGATCCAGATCATCCCAATAGGCCGCGCGCGATTTGGCAACCACTTCGCGGTCCCATTTGTTCTTGTTGGCATCGGCCTTCAAATGCGTGCTGTCGGTATAGAGAACCTTACCATCCACCAGCCCGTGCCTGATCGCCTGCTCGACGATCTCGTCAAAAATATCCTGCGCAACACTGGCATCATGATATCGACGCCGCCGGTTCTGCGACAGGGTCGAGGCATCAAAGACCTTGTCGGTCAGCTTGAGTTGCAAAAACCAGCGATAGGCGACATTGACCTCAATCTCGCGCACAAGCTGGCGCTCCGAGCGCACGCCAAACAGATAGCCAATGAACAGCGCCTTAAACATCATCACCGGATCAAGGGCGGGACGGCCATTGTTCGCGCAGTACAAATCGGCCACGCGCGCATGGATAAAACTGAAATCGATCACGGCATCGATCTTACGAAGCAAATGATCGCTGGGGACCAAACTGTCGAGTGTCACCATCTCAAGTTCGGTTTGATGTGGGCTGGGTTTCTTAAGCATTCCCCATTGAATCAAAAATCCCCGCCAATGGCGAGGACTTTGTCAGCAGTCTGAAAGCCGCAGATTTGCGGCCCTTGTTGGGATCAGGTTGTGACGATCACGCAAGGTTTTCCTGGAAAAACTCGGCCGTCCGTGCATTGGCGGTTTCTGCATCCTTCTCGTCGTAATGCGCCCCGCCCTTGCGCGCAAACGCATGATCGCGACCGGGATAGAAATGAAGCTCGGTCAACGGATGGTCATCAAGCGCATCCTTGATAACGGCCTGCGCATCGGCAGGGATATATTCATCATTCCCGGCAAGGTGAATGATCACCGGCTGTTTGATCTTCCCGGCTTCGCCGATATAATTGTTCATGCCGCCACCATAATAGACGGCAAAGGCATCGCCATCAGTTCGCGTGGCCGACAGGAAGGTCAAAAGCCCGCCAAGGCAGAAACC
The Thalassospira xiamenensis M-5 = DSM 17429 DNA segment above includes these coding regions:
- a CDS encoding IS1182 family transposase, with translation MLKKPSPHQTELEMVTLDSLVPSDHLLRKIDAVIDFSFIHARVADLYCANNGRPALDPVMMFKALFIGYLFGVRSERQLVREIEVNVAYRWFLQLKLTDKVFDASTLSQNRRRRYHDASVAQDIFDEIVEQAIRHGLVDGKVLYTDSTHLKADANKNKWDREVVAKSRAAYWDDLDLAIEEDRAAHAKKPLKAKERQPVEKETKISRTDPDSGYMVRDGKPKGFFYLDHRTVDGKLGIITDSYATPANLHDSIPYLDRLDRQRQRFDLDVIAVGLDAGYATAAIAKGLEDRDILGVTGYRRPNLREGYIPKRKYVYDPERDAYRCPEGQLLSYATTDRNGYRHYHSDPEKCRTCPVLASCTANAHHRKTVTRHVWQDARDRADAYRLTEWGKRVYKRRKETVERSFADAKQLHGHRYARFRGLINVKCQCLLAAAAQNIKKIALALGPKGPIAEG
- a CDS encoding fumarylacetoacetate hydrolase family protein; the protein is MKLLRFGAAGAEKPGLLDPDGVIRDLSSVIEDYNPETISDATFTKIAALDPKKLPAVSGNPRIGACVAKPGKFICIGLNYSDHAAEAGMQVPPEPIIFFKATSAVCGPNDDVEIPRGSEKSDWEVELGIVIGKQAKYVTEAEALGHVAGYCVVNDMSERAFQLEHAGQWVKGKSHDTFGPIGPWLVTRDEVADPQNLRLWLELNGERVQDGSTATMVYGVTHLISYLSKFMTLQPGDIITTGTPPGVGMGMTPQRFLKPGDVMELGIEGLGSQRQKTVQA